CGAGCCCGTGTACCGGTCGAGCCCGTCCGGCTCGTTGCCGTCGCGACTTCCCCGACGCGAGAAGCCGGTGGCCTTGGCATGTGCGCCGCTGAAGCGCAGCGCAAAGTCGCCGGCCGTCATGCCGCCGGCCGCACTTTCGTTGAGCGTGCCGTAGCGCCCGCCCTCGACGGTCGCCGTCAGCGACGACTTCGCCGTCTGCCGCCGCGTCACGATGTTGACCACGCCGCCCATGGCGTCCGAGCCGTAGATCGCGCTCTGCGGCCCGCGCAGCACCTCGATCCGCTCGACGTCGTTGACCGACAGCAGGGTGAAGTCGAAATCGCCGCGCGCCGAGGACGCGTCGTTGACCCGCACGCCGTCGATCAGCACGACCGTGTGCCCGGTTTCGCCGCCGCGCAGCCGCACCTCGGTCGAGCCGCCCGGCCCTCCCGACTCGATGACCGCGACACCGGGCACCGTGCGCAGCACCTCCGCGACCGTCGTCGCTGACGTGCGCGCGATGGCATCGCGGCCGATGACGGTCACGGTACTGCCGACCCGGTCGAGCGGCGTCGGCGTGTAGTACGGGGTGACCACGATTTCCGGAATCGGAGACGCCGCCATCGCCGGCGACGTCGCGAGAATGAGGAGAGACGCGGCGCAGGCGCGCCGGGCGGCAGGGACCATGATGGCAGATCTCCGGTATGGATCGATCTGGATGAGGCGCCCGTCACGGGATGTGGCCCGGGCCCATCCGGCTTCCCCGCCGGACGCCCAAGGGGTAAACGAGCGCATGGACGAAGGCAACGAACGCAGGCGGCGGCGCGCGCGCCTCACCGGAACTTTGCTCGCCGGCGTTGCGCTATTGTCACTCACCTTGCCGGCAGCGGCGGAGGCGCCCAAGCGCATCGTCTCGATCAACCTGTGCGCCGACGAGCTGCTGGTGACGCTCGCCGATCCCGCTCAGATCGCCGGCCTGTCGGTCTATGCCACCGACCCGACGCTGTCGTTCACCGCCGATGCCGCCGCGGCCTTCCGCCACGATGCATCGAGCGCGGAGACCGTCGTCGGCCTAAACCCCGACCTCGTGCTCGCCGGCCGCTACACCAAGCGCGCGACGCGCGACATGCTGGATCGCCTCGGCTACCGCGTCGAACTGCTCGACGCGGCCAAAAGCGTCGACGATTCGGAAGCCATCATCCGCAAGGTCGCGGCCCTGGTCGGCCACCCGGAGCGCGGCGAGGCGATGATCGCCGATATCGCCGCTGCCCGCGCCCGTGCCGAGGCCGCCGCACCGCCCGGCCACCCAACCGCCGCGATCTACCAGCGCCGCGGCTATGTCACCGGCGGCGACAGCCTGAGCGGCGAGCTGCTCGCCATCGCCGGCTTCACCAACGACGGCGCGCCGCTCGCCGGCAAGCGCGGCGGCTTCGTGCCGCTTGAGCGGATCGTCGCCGAGCCGCCGGACTATATCGTCGTCGCCGCATCGACGCGCCCCGCCGAGGATCAGGGCAGCGCGCTCCTCGCCCACCCGGCGCTTGCCGCGCTCTACCCGCCGGCCAAGCGCATCGTGCTGCCGGAGAAGCTGACCGTGTGCGGCGGCCCCTCGCTCCCCGCCGCGCTCGACTGGCTGGCCGGCGAGGCCAAGCGGATACAACAGGCGCCGTGATCGCCGTCGCTCACGTCTGGATGCTGGCGCTGGCGCTGCTTCTCGATGCCGCCGTCGGCGACCCCGATGCCGTCTGGCGGCGTGTGCCCCACCCGGTCGCAATCGCCGGCTGGCTGATCGGCGCGCTGGACCGCGGTTTGAACCGCGGACCGCTCCAATATCTCGCGGGCATCGTCGCGATCCTGCTCGTCGTCGCAATAGCCTGGCTGGTGGGACTGGGACTGGAACGCGCGTTCGATGCCTTCGCCTTCGGCTGGATCGGCACCGTCGTTGTCGCATCGATCCTGCTCGCCGGCCGCTCGCTCTACGACCACGTCGCTGCCGTCCGCGACGCCTTCTTCGCCGGCGGCATCGAGGCCGCGCGCATCGCCGTATCGCGCATCGTCGGCCGCGACCCGGCGAGCCTCGACGAGGCGCGCATCTGCCGCGCCGCGATCGAGTCGACCGCGGAAAATTTCTCCGACGGCATCGTGGCGCCGGCCCTGTGGTTCCTGCTGCTCGGCCTGCCCGGCCTCCTCGCCTATAAGGCGATCAACACCGCCGACTCGATGATCGGCCACCTCACCGACCACCACCGCGCCTTTGGCTGGGCCAGCGCGCGCCTTGACGATCTGGTCAACCTGCCGGCGAGCCGCATCGCCGGCGCACTTGTCGCCCTTGCGGCCCCAGCCGCCGGCGGCACTATCAAAGCCGCGTTCGGCACGATGTGGGCCGACGCCGGCAGGCACCGCTCGCCCAACGCCGGCTGGCCGGAAGCCGCGATGGCCGCGGCGCTGGGCCTCGCGCTCGCCGGCCCGCGCCGCTACGCCGGCATCATCGTCAACGATCCCTTCCTCAACGAACGCGGCCGCCGCGACGCGCGGCCGCACGACATCAGCCGCGCGCTCCGCGTCTACGTCGTCGCCAGCGCCGCGCTGTTCGCCGTCGTCGCACTGGGCTCGCTGTTCGTCTTCGCCCTGTAGCCGGCGATCGCAAGCAGCGCGGCGATGTCGATGTGCCGCTCGAGATGATCGGCCAACGCGTCCAGCGTCGCCTCGACCATCGCCTCGTACGCGACATCAGAGGGCGGCAGGTCGAGGAACGCGCGGCGAAATCCATCCGCTGCGAACAGGCCGTGGACATAGGTGCCGACGACACGCCCATCGAGCGAACGCGCACCATCGACGCGACCGCCCAGATCGACCACCGGTCGCGCACAATCTGGCCCAAACGTCACCCCGAGATGAATCTCATACCCGGCGATCGGCTCGCCCGTAGCGATATCGCGGCCCGACACCGCCCGCGTCGCCTTGTCGGAGCCGAGCACAGTCGCGACATCTAGCAGGCCCAACCCGGCGGCCGTCGTGGCAGAACCCTCGACGCCGTCGGGATCGGCGATACTGCGGCCAAGCATCTGGTATCCGCCGCACAGGCCGACGACGCGCCCGCCGCGGCGATGGTGCGCGATGATGTCGATGTCCCAGCCCTGGGCACGCAGGAACGCGAGGTCGGCGATCGTCGACTTGGAGCCGGGAACGAGAATGACGTCGGCTTCGGGGAACACCTCGCCCGGCTCGACCAGCACGACCGACACGTCCGGCTCGGCACGCAGGGGATCGAGGTCATCGAAATTCGCGATACGCGGCAGATGGGGGACGACAACTATCGCCTTCCCCCCTCCCCGCTGGTTCTCGCGAAAGCGAGGACCCATACCCACGCCGGGCTCCGCGCCCGAAATGGGTCCCCGCTTTCGCGGGGAAGAGCGGAGGGAAAGCGTGTCCTCTGCTGGTAACGCATCCG
The sequence above is drawn from the Bauldia sp. genome and encodes:
- a CDS encoding ABC transporter substrate-binding protein, whose product is MDEGNERRRRRARLTGTLLAGVALLSLTLPAAAEAPKRIVSINLCADELLVTLADPAQIAGLSVYATDPTLSFTADAAAAFRHDASSAETVVGLNPDLVLAGRYTKRATRDMLDRLGYRVELLDAAKSVDDSEAIIRKVAALVGHPERGEAMIADIAAARARAEAAAPPGHPTAAIYQRRGYVTGGDSLSGELLAIAGFTNDGAPLAGKRGGFVPLERIVAEPPDYIVVAASTRPAEDQGSALLAHPALAALYPPAKRIVLPEKLTVCGGPSLPAALDWLAGEAKRIQQAP
- the cbiB gene encoding adenosylcobinamide-phosphate synthase CbiB gives rise to the protein MIAVAHVWMLALALLLDAAVGDPDAVWRRVPHPVAIAGWLIGALDRGLNRGPLQYLAGIVAILLVVAIAWLVGLGLERAFDAFAFGWIGTVVVASILLAGRSLYDHVAAVRDAFFAGGIEAARIAVSRIVGRDPASLDEARICRAAIESTAENFSDGIVAPALWFLLLGLPGLLAYKAINTADSMIGHLTDHHRAFGWASARLDDLVNLPASRIAGALVALAAPAAGGTIKAAFGTMWADAGRHRSPNAGWPEAAMAAALGLALAGPRRYAGIIVNDPFLNERGRRDARPHDISRALRVYVVASAALFAVVALGSLFVFAL
- a CDS encoding cobyric acid synthase — protein: MIQGTGSHVGKSTLVAGLCRALVRRGIRVAPFKPQNMSNNAAVAADGGEIGRAQALQARAAKLTPSVHMNPVLLKPESDTGAQVIVQGKRAGAMRAAEYGRRKSELMPRVLESFARVGEGMDLVLIEGAGSPAEVNLRAGDIANMGFAEAADVPVVLVGDIDRGGVIAGLVGTQAVLAPRDRARVKGFVVNKMRGDAALFTDGARFVAERTGWPCLGVVPWFDAADALPAEDTLSLRSSPRKRGPISGAEPGVGMGPRFRENQRGGGKAIVVVPHLPRIANFDDLDPLRAEPDVSVVLVEPGEVFPEADVILVPGSKSTIADLAFLRAQGWDIDIIAHHRRGGRVVGLCGGYQMLGRSIADPDGVEGSATTAAGLGLLDVATVLGSDKATRAVSGRDIATGEPIAGYEIHLGVTFGPDCARPVVDLGGRVDGARSLDGRVVGTYVHGLFAADGFRRAFLDLPPSDVAYEAMVEATLDALADHLERHIDIAALLAIAGYRAKTNSEPSATTANSAALATT